Proteins found in one Halobaculum sp. MBLA0147 genomic segment:
- a CDS encoding NAD-binding protein, producing MTRTHTSGDESTASAAGATHVVVGGGRVGAGIAERLRAAGYAATAVDDRPLDRERAQTALPESEPTSRFGGDSAGDGLSRDGATPRDEDARRTGDTPGAVARPDDGPALGPIAPGDGASTDPLDTPGVDGASTLILATPSDRRNFMLAQLARARFETPRTVVLVHDDRRCEPLAEAGHEPLCVTGTLADRLVGDL from the coding sequence GTGACACGAACTCACACGAGCGGAGACGAGTCGACCGCCTCGGCTGCGGGAGCCACTCACGTCGTGGTGGGTGGGGGACGCGTCGGTGCGGGTATCGCCGAGCGACTGCGTGCGGCGGGGTACGCCGCGACCGCCGTCGACGATCGACCACTGGACCGGGAGCGAGCGCAGACGGCACTTCCAGAGTCGGAGCCTACGTCACGCTTCGGGGGAGACTCCGCCGGAGACGGTCTCTCTCGGGACGGTGCCACACCACGCGACGAGGACGCTCGACGGACCGGCGACACGCCGGGAGCCGTCGCCCGGCCCGACGACGGTCCGGCTCTCGGACCGATCGCCCCGGGAGACGGCGCGTCGACGGACCCGTTGGACACTCCCGGTGTCGACGGCGCCTCGACGCTGATCCTGGCGACGCCCTCGGACCGGCGGAACTTCATGTTGGCACAGTTGGCGCGTGCCCGGTTCGAGACGCCACGGACGGTCGTCCTCGTCCACGACGACCGGCGGTGTGAGCCGCTCGCGGAGGCCGGCCACGAACCGCTGTGTGTGACCGGGACGCTCGCCGACAGGCTCGTGGGGGACCTGTGA